The following proteins are encoded in a genomic region of Necator americanus strain Aroian chromosome II, whole genome shotgun sequence:
- a CDS encoding hypothetical protein (NECATOR_CHRII.G4566.T2): MSGFGKKTRRLRKKDTNKDTPIPEDSTQNPKQSKPAQENKEDITQTERKKKSSAKQGQGSAGKGAKPPALNPEVEKAVDKFVKHATESGIDALREESRSVLEYLPAPGTCKEFSSTPDRNRFPEIQCLDESRVILEQSESTANTYIHANRVKLEKADRPYILTQGPKENTIEDFWRMIFQEQCAGVVMLCNYYEDGMQKCDEFFPTENGGYKYYGKMFVNNKKVDHLDQHDIYTLEILPDGCSNSILTRLAHCTTWPDKAVPSSGRMVLRLLKWMQSLDAPAPVAVISGAGVGRAGTYIAIDQVCTRLFKGFDVSVKEMAIEIRKQRAHAISNELQYFFVYSTVLDYIRAKIPKYHSVVAKFYNELSQAI, from the exons GGGAAAAAGACTAGGCGTTTGCGTAAGAAGGATACCAACAAAGACACACCAATACCAGAAGATTCGACACAAAATCCGAAGCAGTCTAAG CCAGCACAAGAGAATAAAGAGGACATTActcaaacagaaagaaagaaaaaa AGTAGTGCCAAACAAGGGCAAGGGAGTGCTGGAAAGGGTGCTAAGCCACCCGCTTTAAATCCTGAAGTAGAGAAAGCTGTCGATAAGTTTGTAAAACATGCTACCGAGTCTG GCATTGATGCTCTTCGTGAGGAGAGCCGCTCTGTATTGGAATATCTACCAGCTCCTGGAACGTGCAAAGAATTCTCGTCAACGCCGGATCGTAATCGTTTTCCT GAAATTCAATGTCTCGATGAATCTCGTGTGATACTTGAACAGAGCGAATCCACAGCGAATACTTATATTCATGCAAACCGAGTGAAACTGGAAAAG GCGGATCGTCCGTACATCTTAACCCAAGGTCCGAAAGAGAACACTATAGAGGATTTTTGGCGTATgattttccag GAGCAGTGTGCTGGGGTTGTAATGTTGTGTAACTACTACGAGGATGGAATGCAAAAGTGCGACGAGTTTTTTCCAACGGAAAATGGTGGCTACAAATACTATGGGAAGATGTTtgtcaacaacaaaaag GTAGATCACCTTGATCAGCATGACATATACACGCTAGAAATTTTGCCGGATGGTTGCTCGAACTCCATCCTAACTCGTCTTGCACACTGCACAACATGGCCCGATAAGGCGGTCCCAAGCAGTGGTCGCATGGTGCTTCGATTGTTGAAGTGGATGCAGTCACTAGATGCG CCGGCTCCCGTTGCTGTGATAAGTGGTGCTGGTGTTGGTCGGGCAGGTACTTACATAGCAATAGATCAAGTTTGTACTCGGCTGTTCAAAGGATTTGACGTATCG GTAAAAGAAATGGCAATTGAAATCCGTAAACAACGTGCGCATGCTATTTCGAATGAATTGCAGTACTTTTTCGTCTACTCAACAGTACTCGACTATATTAGG gcaaaaattccaaaataccACAGTGTAGTGGCGAAATTCTATAACGAGCTGAGTCAGGCAATATAA
- a CDS encoding hypothetical protein (NECATOR_CHRII.G4566.T1), protein MYDVLRSTWSANYRSVSGKKTRRLRKKDTNKDTPIPEDSTQNPKQSKPAQENKEDITQTERKKKSSAKQGQGSAGKGAKPPALNPEVEKAVDKFVKHATESGIDALREESRSVLEYLPAPGTCKEFSSTPDRNRFPEIQCLDESRVILEQSESTANTYIHANRVKLEKADRPYILTQGPKENTIEDFWRMIFQEQCAGVVMLCNYYEDGMQKCDEFFPTENGGYKYYGKMFVNNKKVDHLDQHDIYTLEILPDGCSNSILTRLAHCTTWPDKAVPSSGRMVLRLLKWMQSLDAPAPVAVISGAGVGRAGTYIAIDQVCTRLFKGFDVSVKEMAIEIRKQRAHAISNELQYFFVYSTVLDYIRAKIPKYHSVVAKFYNELSQAI, encoded by the exons GGGAAAAAGACTAGGCGTTTGCGTAAGAAGGATACCAACAAAGACACACCAATACCAGAAGATTCGACACAAAATCCGAAGCAGTCTAAG CCAGCACAAGAGAATAAAGAGGACATTActcaaacagaaagaaagaaaaaa AGTAGTGCCAAACAAGGGCAAGGGAGTGCTGGAAAGGGTGCTAAGCCACCCGCTTTAAATCCTGAAGTAGAGAAAGCTGTCGATAAGTTTGTAAAACATGCTACCGAGTCTG GCATTGATGCTCTTCGTGAGGAGAGCCGCTCTGTATTGGAATATCTACCAGCTCCTGGAACGTGCAAAGAATTCTCGTCAACGCCGGATCGTAATCGTTTTCCT GAAATTCAATGTCTCGATGAATCTCGTGTGATACTTGAACAGAGCGAATCCACAGCGAATACTTATATTCATGCAAACCGAGTGAAACTGGAAAAG GCGGATCGTCCGTACATCTTAACCCAAGGTCCGAAAGAGAACACTATAGAGGATTTTTGGCGTATgattttccag GAGCAGTGTGCTGGGGTTGTAATGTTGTGTAACTACTACGAGGATGGAATGCAAAAGTGCGACGAGTTTTTTCCAACGGAAAATGGTGGCTACAAATACTATGGGAAGATGTTtgtcaacaacaaaaag GTAGATCACCTTGATCAGCATGACATATACACGCTAGAAATTTTGCCGGATGGTTGCTCGAACTCCATCCTAACTCGTCTTGCACACTGCACAACATGGCCCGATAAGGCGGTCCCAAGCAGTGGTCGCATGGTGCTTCGATTGTTGAAGTGGATGCAGTCACTAGATGCG CCGGCTCCCGTTGCTGTGATAAGTGGTGCTGGTGTTGGTCGGGCAGGTACTTACATAGCAATAGATCAAGTTTGTACTCGGCTGTTCAAAGGATTTGACGTATCG GTAAAAGAAATGGCAATTGAAATCCGTAAACAACGTGCGCATGCTATTTCGAATGAATTGCAGTACTTTTTCGTCTACTCAACAGTACTCGACTATATTAGG gcaaaaattccaaaataccACAGTGTAGTGGCGAAATTCTATAACGAGCTGAGTCAGGCAATATAA